Within Phycodurus eques isolate BA_2022a chromosome 18, UOR_Pequ_1.1, whole genome shotgun sequence, the genomic segment ACTTGTCTACAATGACGAATCGTTCATTTCAAAACCTGATACATCAAATGATTCAACTGACAACTGGAAAAATCATTCATATGGTCCTTTCTCAATGTGCTCTAATGATTGTTGGCGCGAGTAGTTGAGGGGTTAACAATGAGAAACATTTTAGAAGACAAACTagcttcagtgtgtgtgttggtgagataaattagcttcaatgtgtgtgcatgtgtgtgtttgtgagtcagGGACTTGATTATGGATGCAGATCACCTGTGCGTCCTCAGTACAAGCGATATAAAACAGGTGGCGAGGCCTTGGTGAAGCAGTCAGCCCCTTCTTCACTTCAGAGTTGCTGGGGCATGCTGGGCTTTGAGTGCCAGTCTCTGCAAGTGGTTTCAttcctttgacttttttttttccttttcccccctttttcccCTGGATGGTGTGGCTGTACTCAGGCTGACTGCAAAATGTCATATTCAGAGAATGTGTGAGTATCTATTTTCTTGCTACTCAAATATGAGTAGTCTtgtaatgtttgtgtttgttctgAAAGACTGATACGGAGCCTGCTGGCAGTGGTGATCGCCTTGAGTCAAGCAAAGCCCAATACTAAGAGCAACACAGAGccaagtaagtttttttttttttttttttttttttttttttttattttttttttacttttatttatttattttttaattctacaTTGTGCCCACTTTGTCTGTCTTTTACCACAGGTGGTTTAAAAGCTGACTGTGTGGGTAACTTGATGAGGCTCTCCCTGAACAAAGCCCTGGCTGTAGGGAACCAACTAGAAGTAGAGGCCATCAGTGAGTACAGTGTTAATAGTTTAAAAATGGGTCAGattaaatgacttgtttttaaaatgattgctGCCCCCTCCCTCAGATGGCACCCGACACATTGTTCTAACACCTGCCTTGGCTGCTCAGTGTGGGTACAGCATGGAGTCTGACCTGTGGGGTAACACCAGAATCTACACTTCACTGATGGGCTGCTATGTGGAcaacaaagtatttatttatttttttgggtgggaatTGGTGGCTTTTTACTATGCTGCATCAAACCTGTGTCAAACAATAAAATGGTAGTACTGCTTGTAGCTGTAATTGCCCGGATAAGCGCAATGGTACCACTCTGGCTGGGTTCATTTGGGCTCAGAACTTTCATGTTCTTGTAAATTCAAAATTACAAGTTGAAACTGTTTTTCTGCTGTTCTGTCCCCAAGTAGCATGTTTAAATTGGCTTGTCATGGGGGAGGAAAGAGATTCCCTTTGGCTGTGCAAACCTGAATTTACTTTTTGCAATTgagttttaccttttttttgggggggggaataatatcTTGTTGGTTACTTGGTATAGCGAAAGCTTTGcttttctaacttttttttattttttaaaacagtgcTTGGGAAAGGTCTAATTGTCACGTCAACAGGCATGACTACCTAATGCCATTTCTGAATGCTAATATTTTAACTGACTTTGGTGTTCTAACTGGTAGTCATGTGTACTTTGTAGGACGATGCCACCTTTAATATTGGcctaaaactgcaaatgtatagCAATAGACCAGAAGATGTGGTCTCTCATAATGTGATGAAGACTTGCAGCTACACCCACTGGGCCACCAGAGAGATTCTTTGTGACAGAAACTACATGGAAGTGGGTGGATTTTAGTTTTGTAACATTTCAGCaatttttataaagtactgtaGCTAACAAAGTAAATGCATTTTCCTTAGGTGTCAAACTACatgcccccacctgttcccgaAACAAAGGATGAGTACTCGAATGCTGTCCCTGGTGTATGTGAATAGAAACAATGTAATAAATGGTGGTGCCCTTCACATTGTAATAATGCAAATCCCCTTGTTTAGGCACCTGGTGTAGAGCATGGTATCTGGAAGCTGACTTTCTACACACCTGATGCAGTAGTGATGATGAAGGATGAGGCCGAACAAGCCGGATACAAAGCCATGACCACTGCTAGCCGTCTGGTGGTGCGAAGCCCCTACGAAACGGCAGAAACTTACTCTGAGGATGTAAGTGACACTCTGCATTTCTAGTTGTACCAACAGCAGCATAACTAAAATGCTCATTAGGTGGCTGGAGTCCCAATGGAACTTCTCAAGGTTAGCATCTACCAcaagaagcctgaaggtttgaCTGTAATTAACATGGTGGCTGCTTGCCCTACAGGTGAGGCTCTTGATTCATGAAATTAAATATTGGCTCAGTTTAACCTCAATTGATTCTTCTGACAGGTGGCGTCCTCTTCGCTGATGACGTGATCTCTTGGCATGTCCCCCGCCGTGTGACGCCCCTTCTGGATGGAAGTGTGAAGATCCTAGAGATGTACATGGGCATCAACGGGCAGCGTCTGGATCGCCGTCAGCTGGTCGCACGTGGTTACACTCTGTCCGCTACAGACTTTCACCTCATTGTAGAGATCCCTGTGGGTTCTCCTGATGGCTTCAACAAGGTTTGGCGTGCCCTAAATCTCGTATGCGGCATGGCCATCTACATTATTTAAAACTATGCATAATTGCAGAGCCACGCCCCAGATTACCAGTACCACATCACCTACACAGTGGAGCCCATGCTTGAAGTCCTGTGGCGGTGTGAGAGAACCCAAGAAGATACCAGATATAAAATTCTGTTCCCCATCACCACACCACTTATGCCCAGGCCACCTCAAGCTGTTGACTGTAAGTCAATATTTCTACTAGTGATATGTATGCCCTTGGAAGACTAACAAAATATCTTTGCAAAAGCAGTTGGATGCTTTAGTCATAAAGACAGTGTTCCTAAAACACAGAAGTGATTAAATTAGGACTTGAAGCAGGAACTTGTAAATGTAGGTAGCCTCAATTGCAATCATTATATGACCtagattgtttttaaacatgctcATAACTTTAAGATGAGGGGAAATGGTAATGTTGCTCTGAAAAGTATATTAAATGGTAGTTTTTGCAGTGGGGGACCTTTACAAAAAATCTAGATTCTTGTATTTAGGTCACTGAagtttcaaaaacaaatttctTCGGGGTTCTGTTAAGCACATCCACTTTACAAATTCTCACTTGTTTAGTTACCAATGCAGAGGAGAGGTTGTTCAGCATCCACGTGGGCACCTTCCTTGAGGATGTGGAGCTGAAAAATATCACGTTCTCTACTGGCACATACACTTTGGAAGAGTGTGGAGCCAGAGGCTTTGTTGTAAAAGAACACGGACATCCTGGTGGCACCAAGAGCTTCTCTCTGAAAGTTCCCTTTGCTTTCACTGAAGTACTCAAACATGTATGTAAACTGACAACAGGGTTCTCAATATTGAAAAGCGCAAATGAGGCTGATTCTCATCTCTCTACAGAATCCTGAGCCCTTGGTTACAACTTACACTCTTGCTCTGGTCCTGGGTTTCTTAATCTATCCTGAAGCAACTCCTTTTGCTCACCCAGTAGAGGTGGTGGCATCTCTGCAGGATGTTGGTAAGAAATGTTCCCCATTTGAACACTCTCTTGCATTGAGAACATGAGGTAATGCTTTTTCTGTTCCCTTAAGTTCTTCCCACCATCCAAGGAAGCTGTGATCAGCATCTGTTCTATATTGAAGTGACATTTGGAAGTCAAGGCAAAAATTTCCAGACTCAGGTTGGATCCCAGCCACTAACACCTGAGCTGGCTCAAGCCTTCAGATTGCAAGAGAATGAGACCCATCTCAATCTTGTTGTTCCCTTTACTGCCAGAGAGACAGCATTTGAGGTAGGCTTAGCTGTAACACAAGGTGACTTGCAATTGCATTCTATAACTTTTTTGTTTCTCAGTTCATAACTTCAGATTCAATCAGAGCTAGACTTGACATGCTGCTTTGGGAACCAAACAACAACTGGATGCTTGCTGATCTCTATCTGACCTGCAACTTCCCCGTGAAGACCACTGGTATGAATGAAAATTGCATGACAAATGTATTCTCGATGCTGATAACCAAATGTTCTGCAGGTCAAACTTGACTTGCTGACCCATTGGGTAAAAGTGCATAGTTCTAGCCACCAAAGTTTGAAATCTGTTAGTACCATTTGCATGGGCCAGCACAAATTCTCAAGGCCCTCAGCAGATTATATTGACATGGCAATGCagactgaaatctgattggacaaaaatccAACCTAGTCATACTAGAAGCAgtacagccaagagaaatgctgaAATAGACTTGAGGATTTGCCTCCTAGCAAGAAAGCAAACTTTTCATTGAAGGCAGTGAAAGCCACATTGGCATAGAACTTCAACTTCTTGTCTCCTCAGTGTGCCACCCCAACGGAACCATGACTGCGCTGGCTGTCAAGGTGGAGTCAGTTCCCAACCTCACCCCCAGCTGGCTCACCTTGAAGGACAAATTCTGTAAACCAACGTTCAGTGATGACCGCTTCGCTTATTTCTCATTCAGTGTTGGTACCTGTGGAACCACTAGAACTGTAAGTTTGTTTAACCTTGTCCAGAAATTAGGTGGGTGTGCTAACACTTGTGTTGTCTCCAGTTCTTTGAAAACTACATGATGTACCAAAATGAGATTGGCCTCTATTACAAAGGAACTTCCTACACATCACCCAATGATCCAGAGTATAGGTAAATCTTCATCCTGAGCACCTTTTCAAGCACGGCTAATTCGTTGTTACCTCAGCTGCATTCTTCACTCCTATAGGCAAACTGTGTCCTGCTACTACATGGTCAATGACACTCAGACTGTTGCGTTTGGCTACAAATCTCGCAGCACTTACCCCTCAGCAGAGATTGGCTTGGGACAGCTTGATGTGCAAATGAGGCTAGCTCATGGTAAGAATTCTTATCAAAATGTTCAAGACGATGGCTAATTATTTTTCTACTCTTCAGATTCTTCCTATTACTACTTCTACCAACCTGAAGATTACCCAGTAATGAAACACCTCAGGGAGCCTCTGTACTTCGAGGTGGAGCTGACTCATTCTAATGATCCTTCTCTGGAGCTCATTTTGGAAAGCTGCTGGGCCACTGCTCATGAAGATGGAAATTCTCTGCCCAGTTGGGATATCATTGTGAAGACGTGAGGTTTTCTTTTAATTACTTCAACATGCTCTCGTCACCACCACTAATGGTCATTTTGAATCAACAGTTGTGAGAACAAAGACGACAGCTATGTTACACTCTTCCACCCTGTTACGGCTGATGCCAGAGTCAACATCCCACCCCACTTCAAGCGCTTTTCTGTAAAGATGTTCACCTTTATTAAAGATGACCAGGTTCTTAAAGATGAGGTACAAGTTTATTGCATCTATTAAAAAGAATGCATCTTTTACAGAATACTAACATGAGTTTGTATTTAGATCTACATCCACTGTAATGCAATGATATGTGACACAAATGGTGACTCACACGGCATCTGCAGAGGTCAGTGTCCACGTCGCAGTCACGGCATTTCTGGATTTCATGGAATCAAAGGAGTAAAAAGAAGTGAGTCTTAAACTATTGAGTCTGATTCCAGCAACATGTCATTAACAAATACTTGTTTTTCAGCAAAGAGAAGCACAGACTCAACCCGGCAAAGGAGGATCTCATCTGGACCAATTTCCCTCTTTAACTCTGAATAAAGAT encodes:
- the zpax1 gene encoding zona pellucida protein AX 1; this encodes MRLSLNKALAVGNQLEVEAINGTRHIVLTPALAAQCGYSMESDLWGNTRIYTSLMGCYVDNKDDATFNIGLKLQMYSNRPEDVVSHNVMKTCSYTHWATREILCDRNYMEVSNYMPPPVPETKDEYSNAVPGAPGVEHGIWKLTFYTPDAVVMMKDEAEQAGYKAMTTASRLVVRSPYETAETYSEDVAGVPMELLKVSIYHKKPEGLTVINMVAACPTGGVLFADDVISWHVPRRVTPLLDGSVKILEMYMGINGQRLDRRQLVARGYTLSATDFHLIVEIPVGSPDGFNKSHAPDYQYHITYTVEPMLEVLWRCERTQEDTRYKILFPITTPLMPRPPQAVDFTNAEERLFSIHVGTFLEDVELKNITFSTGTYTLEECGARGFVVKEHGHPGGTKSFSLKVPFAFTEVLKHNPEPLVTTYTLALVLGFLIYPEATPFAHPVEVVASLQDVVLPTIQGSCDQHLFYIEVTFGSQGKNFQTQVGSQPLTPELAQAFRLQENETHLNLVVPFTARETAFEFITSDSIRARLDMLLWEPNNNWMLADLYLTCNFPVKTTVCHPNGTMTALAVKVESVPNLTPSWLTLKDKFCKPTFSDDRFAYFSFSVGTCGTTRTFFENYMMYQNEIGLYYKGTSYTSPNDPEYRQTVSCYYMVNDTQTVAFGYKSRSTYPSAEIGLGQLDVQMRLAHDSSYYYFYQPEDYPVMKHLREPLYFEVELTHSNDPSLELILESCWATAHEDGNSLPSWDIIVKTCENKDDSYVTLFHPVTADARVNIPPHFKRFSVKMFTFIKDDQVLKDEIYIHCNAMICDTNGDSHGICRGQCPRRSHGISGFHGIKGVKRTKRSTDSTRQRRISSGPISLFNSE